A window of bacterium genomic DNA:
GTGTAGGTGAAACTGTCATTTCCTGAGAAACCGGCATTGGGCGTGTAGGTGATGGCGCCATTGCTGGTGTTCACCGAAGTGGTGCCGTGACCGGCAGCAGTTGCCACGGTCACGCTGGCGGGATTGAGCGAGCCGTCGGCATCTGAGTCATTCGCTAAAACATTGATGACCACGGCAGTTCCGGCGGCAGTGGTCGCGGCATCGTTGTTGGCCACAGGCGCCGCGTTGGCCGGCCCGGAGTTGTATTCGATCACAAGCTGTGGCGGCTGGCTGCCTTCGCGGCTGCTGAAATAGCCGTTGGCCGTGGTCGAGTTGAGCAGCGCAAAGCTGTAGGTGCCGTTGCCGGTCACATGGGCGGTGAGACTCAATTCGAGCCAGGCATTGGTGGTGATCGGGCCGTTGCTGCTCAACAGCACGCCATTG
This region includes:
- a CDS encoding DNRLRE domain-containing protein yields the protein NAGFSGNDSFTYTVKDNAGATSNAATVTVTVTAGSTTTLTFTPVADAYISKSNPTTNYGTANTLRFRNASSTYSTYLKFEITGITGAVQSAVLRLYATTGTNDNGSLYSVSNNYAGTADPWSETGLNWNNADRNGVLLSSNGPITTNAWLELSLTAHVTGNGTYSFALLNSTTANGYFSSREGSQPPQLVIEYNSGPANAAPVANNDAATTAAGTAVVINVLANDSDADGSLNPASVTVATAAGHGTTSVNTSNGAITYTPNAGFSGNDSFTYT